In Xiphophorus maculatus strain JP 163 A chromosome 2, X_maculatus-5.0-male, whole genome shotgun sequence, one genomic interval encodes:
- the LOC102236491 gene encoding dnaJ homolog subfamily A member 2-like — protein MANVADTRLYDILGVSPSASENELKKAYRKLAKEYHPDKNPDAGDKFKEISFAYEVLTNPEKKELYDRYGEQGLREGGGGGPGMDDIFSHIFGGGLFGFMGGRGSRSNGGKRRGDDMVHPLKVSLEDLYNGKTTKLQLSKNVLCSACNGQGGKAGAVQKCVTCRGRGMKIMIRQLAPGMVQQMQSVCTDCNGEGEVINEKDRCRKCEGQKVCKETKLLEVHVDKGMKHGQKITFSGEADQAPGVEPGDIVLVLQEKDHEEFRRDGSDLHMVQRIGLVEALCGFQITITHLDGRQLLVKYPPGKVIEPGCIRVVKGEGMPQYRNPFEKGDLYIKFDVQFPESNWISPEKLNDLENLLPARADNPDIAADAEEVDLAEFDRSQGSGSGGRREAYNDSSDDEGGHHGPGVQCAHQ, from the exons ATGGCGAACGTTGCGGACACTAGGCTATACGACATCCTCGGAGTTTCACCTTCTGCCTCTGAAAACGAACTAAAAAAG GCTTATCGGAAATTGGCTAAAGAGTATCATCCTGACAAGAATCCTGATGCTGGTGACAAG TTTAAAGAAATAAGTTTTGCTTACGAAGTGTTGACAAACCCTGAGAAGAAGGAGCTTTATGATCGTTATGGAGAACAGGGTCTTCGGGAGGGAGGCGGCGGCGGACCCGGCATGGATGATATCTTCTCCCACATTTTTGGCGGAGGACTCTTCGGGTTCATGGGCGGCCGGGGAAGTCGAAGCAATGGAGGCAAGAGGAGAGGAGATGATATGGTGCATCCTCTGAA AGTCTCTCTCGAAGACCTGTACAATGGAAAAACTACAAAGCTGCAGCTCAGTAAGAATGTGTTATGTAGTGCCTGCAATGG TCAAGGGGGTAAGGCAGGAGCAGTACAGAAATGTGTGAcatgcagaggaagaggaatgaAAATCATGATCAGACAGCTGGCCCCAGGGATGGTGCAGCAAATGCAGTCTGTCTGCACCGACTGCAACGGAGAGG GCGAGGTGATAAATGAGAAGGACCGCTGCAGAAAGTGCGAGGGTCAGAAGGTTTGCAAGGAGACAAAACTTCTGGAAGTTCATGTGGACAAAGGCATGAAGCACGGCCAGAAGATCACATTCTCTGGGGAAGCTGACCAAGCACCAGGTGTTGAACCAGGAGACATCGTTCTGGTACTTCAAGAGAAAGACCATGAG GAGTTCCGACGTGATGGCAGTGACCTTCACATGGTCCAACGCATTGGCCTTGTCGAAGCTCTGTGTGGCTTCCAGATCACCATCACACACTTGGATGGACGTCAGCTGCTGGTTAAATATCCACCTGGCAAGGTCATTGAGCcag gTTGTATTCGAGTGGTGAAAGGAGAGGGAATGCCTCAGTACAGAAATCCATTTGAAAAAGGAGATCTTTACATCAAGTTTGACGTTCAGTTCCCAGAAAGCAACTGGATCAGCCCTGAAAAACTCAAT GACTTGGAGAACCTTCTTCCAGCCCGAGCTGACAATCCTGACATCGCTGCAGatgctgaagaagttgatcttGCAGAATTTGACAGAAGTCAAGGGTCTGGCAGTGGAGGCAGGAGAGAGGCGTATAATGATAGTTCTGATGATGAAGGGGGCCATCACGGTCCCGGGGTGCAGTGCGCGCACCAGTAG
- the LOC111612244 gene encoding uncharacterized protein LOC111612244 — protein sequence MDMQGKWSQSLLEDCNLLLLMHLMELQEGQALALLQVLLRRDSQAAQALREKYEAELQTQRFPNLLHLLMADDPLIPGSMLAKNINNEQVTPESSCTGEVENIYAESVPTTTTDLTNEPSRESVEVPTAGGSAKQEVCSGCGAIMEELPYLEILYVPDAQANAPTPEAGAGREEEINTNLECFDKQGSLIPLAWSKPPEDDADHKAEEGDGEAEKYQDTLSSLGTQGQSTQCEEAVQKRDSKVVDTLAQYDAQFADQQLKKVENPIPDQPSEGEADTEIDPRSLAENLLEVQPRVSRDSFGCIADGASGHTVSTSREMTESELWDIRGSELSDNEEMIHSQESTQIASSLSGRTTMLETDQLERKELMRDQVSAVERERTMRSLVDMQRKFEQKHQRDKERQMFRVQERLSIILNRKAEEDLLGLKHTDRLKHLTEDLPLEDKTQQKTVVKERLEQLRRERSYIMQSKRDRNTTGFKELLAPVALNNNETEDEAS from the exons ATGGACATGCAGGGAAAATGGTCACAATCTCTGCTGGAGGACTGCAACCTGCTCCTTCTGATGCATCTGATGGAGCTTCAGGAGGGCCAAGCTTTAGCATTGCTGCAAGTGCTTCTACGTCGG GATTCACAGGCAGCCCAAGCtctgagagaaaaatatgaagCTGAATTACAAACCCAACGCTTCCCCAACCTGCTCCATCTCCTGATGGCAGATGATCCTCTAATCCCTGGCTCTATGTTggctaaaaacatcaacaatgagcAGGTCACACCTGAATCATCCTGCACAGGAGaagttgaaaacatttatgcagAATCAGTTCCCACTACAACTACTGACTTAACTAATGAACCCAGCAGGGAAAGTGTAGAAGTTCCAACTGCTGGAGGTTCTGCTAAACAGGAAGTCTGCTCAG GTTGTGGGGCGATCATGGAGGAGCTACCCTATTTGGAGATCCTGTATGTGCCTGATGCACAGGCCAATGCTCCAACTCCAGAGGCTGGAGCAGGTAGggaagaagaaataaacacaaaccttGAGTGTTTTGATAAACAGGGATCCCTGATCCCCCTTGCTTGGAGCAAACCTCCTGAGGATGATGCAGACCATAAGGCAGAGGAGGGAGATGGAGAAGCTGAAAAGTATCAGGACACCCTGAGCAGTCTAGGAACCCAAGGCCAGTCCACACAATGTGAAGAGGCGGTTCAGAAGAGAGACAGCAAAGTGGTGGACACTCTGGCTCAGTATGATGCACAGTTTGCAGATCAGCAGTTGAAGAAAGTAGAG AATCCAATCCCAGACCAACCAAGTGAAGGAGAAGCTGATACTGAAATTGATCCACGCTCACTTgcagaaaacctgctggaggTACAGCCGCGTGTTTCTAGGGATTCCTTCGGCTGTATTGCTGATGGAGCATCTGGTCACACAGTCAGCACCAGCAGAGAGATGACCGAGTCTGAACTCTGGGACATCAGAGGGTCAGAACTCTCTGATAATGAGGAAATGATTCATTCTCAAGAATCAACA CAGATAGCATCCAGTCTCTCTGGAAGAACCACAATGTTGGAAACGGATCAATTGGAACGGAAAGAGCTGATGAGAGATCAAGTGTCAGCAGTGGAAAGAGAGAGAACTATGCGCAGCTTGGTGGACATGCAAAGAAAGTTTGAACAGAAACACcaaagagacaaagagagaCAGATGTTTAGG GTTCAGGAGCGTCTCTCCATCATCCTcaacagaaaagcagaagaagactTGCTTGGTCTTAAACACACAGACAGGCTAAAGCATCTCACAGAAGATCTACCGCTG GAGGACAAGACTCAGCAGAAGACTGTTGTTAAAGAGCGACTGGAGCAACTCAGAAGAGAGCGCTCCTATATCATGCAGTCAAAAAGAGACAG GAATACGACAGGATTTAAGGAACTTCTAGCTCCTGTTGCTCTGAACAACAATGAGACGGAAGATGAAGCAAGCTGA